The following are encoded together in the Flavobacterium haoranii genome:
- a CDS encoding class I SAM-dependent methyltransferase gives MKKFFKFVLNTIPRPILIRLSIVVRPILAFALKGNRFTDPIDGKSFKMFLPYGYGSQRNNVLSPSTLSLERHRLLWLYLQNETNFFSSTDKLKVLHFAPEQEFYKRFKKQENLDYLTTDLLSPLADVKADICNLPFEDNSFDIIFCNHVLEHIPDDTKAMQELYRVMKPNGWGIFQIPQDLSRETTFADDSITDPKERAKIFGQYDHVRVYGRDYFDKLRSIGFEVDEVDYTSKLSPELVEKYCLAKGEIIPVVRK, from the coding sequence ATGAAGAAATTTTTTAAATTTGTTCTCAACACAATTCCACGACCAATCTTAATTCGTTTAAGCATTGTTGTTAGACCTATTTTAGCTTTTGCTTTAAAAGGAAATCGTTTCACCGATCCTATTGATGGCAAAAGTTTTAAAATGTTTTTGCCTTACGGCTATGGTAGCCAACGCAATAATGTTTTGTCGCCAAGTACACTTTCTTTAGAAAGACATCGTTTGTTGTGGTTGTATTTACAGAATGAAACTAATTTTTTCTCCTCGACAGATAAATTAAAAGTTTTACATTTTGCTCCAGAACAAGAGTTTTATAAACGATTTAAAAAGCAAGAAAATTTAGATTATTTAACTACCGATTTACTTTCGCCATTAGCTGATGTTAAGGCTGATATTTGCAATCTACCTTTTGAAGATAATTCGTTTGATATTATTTTCTGTAATCATGTTTTAGAACATATTCCAGATGATACAAAAGCGATGCAAGAATTATATCGTGTGATGAAACCAAACGGCTGGGGAATTTTTCAAATACCTCAAGATTTATCTCGTGAAACAACTTTTGCAGATGATTCTATTACAGATCCAAAAGAACGTGCTAAAATCTTCGGGCAATACGACCATGTGCGTGTTTACGGACGTGATTATTTTGACAAATTACGTAGTATTGGTTTCGAAGTTGACGAAGTTGATTACACCTCAAAACTATCACCTGAATTAGTAGAGAAATATTGTCTTGCAAAAGGAGAGATTATTCCTGTTGTTAGGAAATAA
- the map gene encoding type I methionyl aminopeptidase, which yields MIVIKTKEEIELMRESALIVSKTLGVIAKEIKPGVTSLYLDKIAEEFIRDHGAEPAFLGMYGFPNSLCMSPNTQVVHGIPNDIPLQEGDIISVDCGALKNGFYGDHAYTFEVGEVAPETKKLLQVTKESLYVGIRETKVGNRVEDIGYAIQQYCESYGYGVVRELCGHGLGRKMHEDPEVPNYGKRGRGKKLVNGMVIAIEPMINLGTKNIRQHKDGWTITTADGKPSAHFEHDVAIVDGKPELLSTFAYIYEALGITSNEEDGLRQVPLVL from the coding sequence ATGATTGTAATAAAAACAAAAGAAGAAATTGAGTTAATGCGCGAAAGTGCTTTAATCGTTTCAAAAACTTTAGGTGTAATTGCAAAAGAAATAAAACCAGGAGTTACTTCATTATATTTAGATAAAATCGCAGAAGAATTTATTCGTGATCATGGAGCAGAACCAGCTTTTTTAGGAATGTATGGCTTTCCTAATTCTTTATGCATGAGTCCTAATACTCAAGTGGTTCATGGTATTCCAAACGATATTCCATTACAAGAAGGTGATATTATTTCGGTTGATTGTGGCGCACTTAAAAATGGTTTTTATGGCGATCATGCTTATACTTTTGAAGTTGGAGAAGTAGCACCAGAAACAAAAAAATTACTTCAAGTTACTAAAGAATCACTTTATGTAGGAATTCGCGAAACTAAAGTTGGCAATCGTGTTGAAGATATTGGCTATGCTATTCAACAGTATTGCGAAAGTTACGGTTATGGTGTTGTTCGTGAATTATGTGGTCATGGATTAGGAAGAAAAATGCACGAAGATCCAGAAGTTCCAAATTATGGAAAAAGAGGCCGTGGTAAAAAATTAGTAAACGGAATGGTAATTGCCATTGAACCTATGATTAATTTAGGGACTAAGAACATTCGCCAACATAAAGACGGTTGGACCATTACAACTGCAGACGGAAAACCAAGTGCTCATTTTGAACACGATGTAGCTATTGTTGATGGTAAACCTGAATTACTTTCTACTTTCGCTTATATTTATGAAGCATTAGGAATTACTTCAAATGAAGAAGATGGTTTAAGACAAGTGCCTTTAGTTTTATAA